One window from the genome of Malacoplasma penetrans HF-2 encodes:
- a CDS encoding ATP-binding cassette domain-containing protein — translation MSVKDLDNNLDLEFQQENVIDSNDNSPQKILEVNDLSVLFKAQGTYFRAVNDISFSVNKGDFFGVVGESGSGKSTTGKAIVRLVLPSGGKILFENKLISVKKLKNENRKFLQENAQMIFQDPTASLNYSKNILNLVAEPLVVNKTIKNKAKELSEKLKTISSFYHHDFLRRYKSIRHDFYKDFYNGLEQAYDKVLNLEIPTNDLTPKEFLEYRNNEFVNEIWNVTEIIENFIKKRDDLADEYYEKSKVYDSKSDYRNLLKAKNELEVINKVVDYQTNKVVVNKKNLKLTKKDRKLFFKNKKQELCLDGKELAKNLLIAIKNKIKVSKQNSLLSNDFITHIHFNITLLENKLNYLFLDFLREQFKNLTVVFVENSADQFATIANQICMSIANEFINLSSNFAKSTVDEKKQIISSLKELDLKTKKILDFFKSNLNKLNESNLNEINNLAKENHVDEKKITELFNIFGEAKNLSDTNLEIINQASLDVKNSEVDKDYALEEIENDLKEIDSFVGHDENGSKFYDFVTENFENLDKLNEFKTLCKQQFINSKERYSYFRNALKKISDNFIKSKKFKPADVVNLKKELFKLDRTYKAQLKKDIEAYIQNYHQNLSSIKKVFLKDKLLRKSYKYIEDKLVSFNAYKNFILRESLYYEKAVELPNNLKWIFHGFFRTVQKRNYVYDALEKVGLKKEHAYRYPHEFSGGQKQRIVIARALITNPKLVLADEPISALDVSIQSQIINLMKELAQKHQITFIFIAHDLSMVNHVCNKLIIMHRGKILEGGEVDKVFKNPVHPYTKSLMKAVPKLSRIHVDLASFEEKHTYDSDYSLVNVPKYHNVDESGSHYVLATNNQYDEWKGSN, via the coding sequence ATGTCAGTTAAAGATTTGGACAACAATTTAGATTTAGAATTTCAACAAGAAAATGTTATTGATTCTAATGACAATAGTCCACAAAAAATTTTAGAAGTAAATGATTTATCTGTTTTATTTAAGGCTCAAGGAACATACTTTAGAGCAGTAAATGATATAAGTTTTAGTGTAAATAAAGGAGACTTCTTTGGAGTAGTAGGTGAGTCAGGTAGTGGTAAATCAACTACTGGAAAAGCTATAGTAAGATTAGTTTTGCCATCTGGTGGAAAGATTTTATTTGAGAACAAATTAATATCAGTTAAGAAATTAAAAAATGAAAATAGAAAGTTCTTACAAGAAAATGCTCAAATGATTTTTCAAGATCCTACAGCTTCTTTAAACTATTCTAAAAATATTTTAAACTTAGTAGCTGAACCTTTAGTTGTTAATAAAACTATTAAAAACAAAGCAAAGGAATTATCTGAAAAATTAAAAACTATTTCAAGTTTTTATCATCATGATTTTTTGAGAAGATATAAAAGCATAAGACATGACTTTTATAAAGATTTCTATAATGGATTAGAACAAGCATATGATAAAGTTTTAAATTTAGAAATTCCTACTAATGATTTAACTCCTAAAGAGTTTTTAGAATATCGAAATAATGAGTTTGTTAATGAGATTTGAAATGTTACAGAAATAATTGAAAACTTCATTAAAAAACGTGATGACTTAGCAGATGAATATTATGAAAAATCAAAAGTTTATGATTCAAAATCAGATTATCGGAATTTGTTAAAAGCTAAAAATGAATTAGAAGTTATTAATAAAGTAGTAGACTATCAAACTAATAAAGTTGTAGTTAATAAAAAGAATTTGAAGCTAACTAAAAAAGATAGAAAATTATTCTTTAAAAATAAGAAACAAGAATTGTGTTTAGATGGAAAAGAACTAGCAAAAAACTTATTAATTGCTATCAAAAATAAAATTAAAGTTTCTAAACAAAATTCATTATTATCTAATGACTTTATAACTCACATACATTTCAATATCACATTGTTAGAGAACAAATTAAATTATTTATTCTTAGATTTTTTAAGAGAACAATTTAAGAATTTAACTGTTGTTTTTGTAGAAAACAGTGCTGACCAATTTGCAACTATTGCTAATCAAATTTGTATGTCTATTGCAAATGAATTTATTAATTTATCATCTAATTTTGCTAAGTCTACAGTAGATGAAAAAAAGCAAATTATTAGTTCATTAAAAGAATTAGATTTAAAAACAAAAAAGATTTTAGATTTCTTTAAATCTAACTTGAACAAGTTAAATGAATCAAATCTTAATGAAATTAATAATTTGGCAAAAGAAAATCATGTTGATGAAAAAAAGATTACTGAATTATTTAATATCTTTGGTGAAGCAAAAAATTTAAGTGATACAAATTTAGAAATTATTAATCAAGCAAGTTTAGATGTTAAAAATTCTGAAGTTGATAAAGACTATGCTTTAGAAGAAATTGAAAATGATTTAAAAGAGATTGATTCATTTGTAGGCCATGATGAGAATGGTTCTAAATTCTATGATTTTGTTACAGAAAATTTTGAGAATTTAGATAAATTAAATGAATTTAAAACATTATGTAAACAGCAATTTATTAATTCTAAAGAACGTTACAGTTACTTTAGAAATGCATTGAAAAAGATTTCTGATAACTTCATTAAATCTAAAAAGTTTAAACCAGCTGATGTAGTTAATTTAAAAAAAGAATTGTTTAAACTAGATAGAACTTATAAAGCACAACTTAAAAAAGACATTGAAGCTTATATCCAAAATTATCATCAAAATTTATCTTCAATTAAAAAGGTGTTTTTAAAAGATAAATTACTTAGAAAATCTTATAAGTATATAGAAGATAAATTGGTGTCATTTAATGCTTACAAAAACTTTATTTTAAGAGAGTCTTTATATTATGAAAAAGCAGTTGAGTTACCAAATAATCTAAAATGAATTTTCCATGGATTTTTTAGAACAGTTCAAAAAAGAAATTATGTGTATGATGCTTTAGAAAAAGTTGGTCTTAAAAAAGAACATGCTTATAGATATCCACATGAATTTTCAGGTGGTCAAAAACAAAGAATTGTAATTGCTCGTGCTTTAATTACTAACCCAAAACTAGTTTTAGCTGATGAACCAATTAGTGCATTGGATGTTTCAATTCAATCTCAAATAATTAACTTGATGAAAGAATTAGCTCAGAAACATCAAATTACTTTTATATTCATTGCCCATGATTTATCAATGGTAAATCATGTATGTAATAAATTAATAATTATGCATAGAGGGAAAATTCTAGAAGGTGGAGAAGTTGATAAAGTATTTAAAAATCCTGTTCACCCATATACTAAATCATTAATGAAAGCAGTTCCAAAACTTTCAAGAATCCATGTTGATTTAGCAAGTTTTGAAGAAAAGCATACGTATGATTCAGACTATTCTTTAGTTAATGTTCCAAAATATCATAATGTTGATGAAAGTGGATCTCACTATGTGTTAGCAACTAACAATCAATATGATGAATGAAAGGGAAGTAACTAA
- a CDS encoding ABC transporter ATP-binding protein, with the protein MNNSDNNLDLNNNLPIRENQALVGNEVIRAKNLTVAFKTKDGALPIIRKTSISIDKKEIVGLVGESGSGKSVLLKTLIGFNDNSEVDADTLNLGGVDLLKIRKRDWKKIRGTKIAYIPQDPLTSLNPTMRIGNQLKEAILVTEKKVYKETVKRLKEQLANNSIDQQQYKQELAQAKANKKYSLSRKGIKARLNEIFEFIGIEDVSRRLRAYPNEFSGGMRQRIAIAIAVISKPDVIIADEPTTALDVTIQAKVLDLLKKLRDELGTTIIFISHNIALVANFCDYIYVMYAGKIVEQGTTEEVFTDPKHPYTWALISSLPEEGSDDELLSIPGTPPNMFDLPKGDPFAQRNEYALKIDFEKEPPMFKVTDTHWAATWLLHKDYKGTAIPKIIANKIAIAKKSFTKKA; encoded by the coding sequence ATGAATAATAGTGATAATAATTTAGATTTAAATAACAACTTACCTATAAGAGAAAATCAAGCACTTGTAGGTAATGAAGTTATTAGAGCAAAGAATTTAACAGTAGCATTTAAAACTAAAGATGGTGCTTTACCAATTATTAGAAAAACTTCTATTTCAATTGATAAAAAAGAAATAGTAGGTTTAGTTGGGGAATCTGGAAGTGGTAAGTCTGTTTTATTAAAAACTTTAATTGGGTTTAATGATAATTCAGAAGTAGATGCTGATACATTGAACTTAGGTGGAGTAGACTTATTAAAAATCAGAAAAAGAGATTGAAAGAAAATTAGAGGAACAAAAATTGCTTACATTCCTCAAGATCCTTTAACTTCTTTAAACCCAACTATGAGAATTGGTAATCAACTTAAAGAAGCAATTTTAGTTACTGAGAAAAAAGTTTATAAAGAAACTGTTAAAAGACTTAAAGAACAATTAGCAAATAATTCAATTGACCAACAACAATATAAACAAGAATTAGCACAAGCTAAAGCAAACAAAAAATATTCTTTATCAAGAAAAGGAATTAAAGCTAGATTAAATGAAATCTTTGAATTCATTGGAATAGAAGATGTATCTAGAAGATTAAGGGCTTATCCAAATGAATTTTCAGGAGGGATGAGACAAAGAATTGCTATTGCAATTGCTGTAATTTCAAAACCTGATGTAATAATTGCAGATGAACCTACAACTGCACTTGATGTTACTATTCAAGCCAAGGTTTTAGATTTATTAAAAAAATTAAGAGATGAATTAGGCACAACTATTATTTTCATTTCTCATAACATTGCATTAGTAGCAAACTTCTGTGACTACATTTATGTAATGTATGCTGGGAAAATTGTAGAACAAGGAACAACTGAAGAAGTGTTTACAGATCCTAAACATCCATATACTTGAGCTTTAATTTCTTCTTTACCAGAAGAAGGAAGTGATGATGAATTACTTTCTATTCCTGGTACTCCCCCAAACATGTTTGATTTACCAAAAGGAGATCCTTTTGCCCAAAGAAATGAGTATGCTTTAAAAATTGATTTTGAAAAAGAACCACCAATGTTTAAAGTCACTGATACTCATTGAGCAGCAACATGGTTATTACACAAAGACTATAAAGGGACTGCTATCCCAAAAATTATTGCTAATAAAATTGCAATTGCTAAAAAATCATTTACTAAAAAAGCTTAG
- a CDS encoding ABC transporter permease, with the protein MNNQNNLEQQHSGKVSLMNDNFGELQNIEVNSELLVNVDFRQFQQKEKTLSRPISFFRGVLKRFFKNKWAVVFLIIFIVICLMALIIPLTSPYPSFSPILSNTNPQLIRMLPPRLLGMDPIYTYPEPISSDIYEAVRQLDEAGEGVRGSIIVSAIQQEGNPNFYWLTLYPYRIPALSNLYPVIGTDTTGIDMWTKVWDGFAGSLGTGIIVSVFAIIIGSIYGAIAGSFAGKTIDIVMMRIIDIIGSVPSVVLLIVLSLVIASSNPDASATLDNTSITFALILISWMGPAYLVRMYIIRNRNAEYIQTVRVIGGSKSRILFFHLLPNISGRIFVRFVHMIPGVIFFETSLIIIGLRTPTSNSFGQIFTDTYGTNLAQMVYAPIAIFALFAVSTQIIANAMNDAVDPRIIGK; encoded by the coding sequence ATGAATAACCAAAATAATTTAGAACAGCAGCATTCAGGAAAAGTAAGTTTAATGAATGATAATTTTGGTGAACTACAAAACATTGAAGTTAACTCTGAATTATTAGTTAATGTTGATTTTAGACAATTCCAACAAAAAGAAAAAACCTTAAGTAGACCAATAAGTTTTTTTAGAGGAGTATTAAAAAGGTTTTTCAAAAATAAATGAGCAGTAGTATTTTTAATTATTTTTATTGTGATTTGTTTAATGGCTTTAATCATTCCTTTAACTTCCCCATACCCTTCTTTTTCACCAATTCTTTCAAATACTAATCCACAATTAATTAGAATGTTGCCACCAAGGCTATTAGGGATGGATCCAATTTATACTTATCCTGAACCAATTTCATCTGATATCTATGAAGCTGTTAGACAACTAGATGAAGCTGGAGAAGGTGTTAGGGGTAGCATTATAGTTTCAGCTATCCAACAAGAAGGGAATCCTAATTTCTATTGATTAACTTTATATCCATATAGAATTCCAGCACTAAGCAATTTATATCCAGTAATTGGAACTGATACTACTGGTATTGATATGTGAACTAAAGTTTGAGATGGGTTTGCAGGCTCATTAGGAACAGGAATTATAGTTAGTGTATTTGCTATTATAATAGGTTCAATTTATGGAGCCATTGCAGGTTCATTTGCTGGTAAAACAATAGACATTGTTATGATGCGTATCATTGATATTATTGGTAGTGTACCATCTGTTGTATTATTAATAGTTTTAAGTTTAGTAATAGCTAGTAGTAATCCAGATGCATCAGCAACATTAGACAATACTTCAATTACTTTTGCATTAATTTTAATTAGTTGAATGGGACCAGCATACCTTGTAAGAATGTATATCATTAGAAACAGAAATGCTGAATATATCCAAACAGTTAGAGTGATTGGTGGAAGTAAATCAAGAATCTTATTTTTTCACTTATTACCAAACATTTCTGGAAGAATCTTTGTAAGATTTGTTCATATGATTCCAGGAGTAATCTTTTTTGAAACTTCATTAATTATTATTGGTTTAAGAACTCCAACAAGCAACTCTTTTGGGCAAATCTTTACAGATACTTATGGAACTAATCTTGCTCAAATGGTTTATGCACCAATTGCTATCTTTGCTTTATTTGCAGTATCTACTCAAATAATTGCAAATGCTATGAATGATGCTGTTGACCCAAGAATTATAGGTAAATAA
- a CDS encoding ABC transporter permease, protein MLKYFLKRLLFAAISLLIIITIIYFLTSLLPYLPSNLQHTNPNVTDEQYNQLLAQYDLGPYGLSVVQRWWKYISGIFSGDFGVVLGTGAHNIPETFFSRIPFTLLISFIALIISIAIGLLCGTICAFYRGRAVDITLNVLATVFLSIPSFIFAILLIRAGRLINLEIQFIPPGTSNYTLSGMIRSMILPILSLTFGSAASLTYFVRNELVEIMNQDYIKTAKSKGLSIWRILTKHMLRNAGIPLVSRIAPEFLLLLSGSLIIEYFFGVQGPAQWLVSSISNGEINVVLFQTIFFTSIFFIFDLLMDCCYPLIDPRVVLVEKNNYSLYKRFVSYLKRKLWIKGWEEITEENSITLNTEDKFFDYLLENKKIINNNVHLNEKEYQDVSNNLNSNIQKKFLVIGQYKYAIKLVDEKLANEKAEGGNLNE, encoded by the coding sequence ATGCTTAAATACTTTTTAAAAAGATTATTATTTGCAGCGATATCGCTGTTAATAATAATTACAATAATTTATTTTCTTACAAGTCTTTTACCTTATTTACCTTCCAATTTACAACATACCAATCCGAATGTAACAGATGAACAATATAATCAATTATTAGCTCAATATGATTTAGGTCCATATGGACTAAGTGTAGTTCAAAGGTGATGAAAATATATAAGTGGAATTTTCTCTGGGGATTTTGGAGTTGTATTAGGTACAGGTGCTCATAATATTCCTGAAACATTTTTCAGTAGAATTCCTTTTACTTTATTAATTAGTTTTATTGCTTTAATAATTTCAATTGCAATTGGATTATTATGTGGAACAATATGTGCTTTCTATAGAGGAAGAGCAGTTGATATTACTTTAAATGTTTTAGCTACAGTATTTTTATCAATTCCATCATTCATCTTTGCAATCTTGTTAATTAGAGCAGGAAGACTTATAAATCTTGAAATTCAATTTATTCCACCAGGAACATCCAACTATACACTATCTGGAATGATAAGATCTATGATCTTACCAATTCTTTCTTTAACTTTTGGATCAGCTGCTTCTTTAACTTATTTTGTTAGAAATGAGTTAGTTGAAATAATGAACCAAGATTATATAAAAACAGCTAAATCTAAAGGTTTATCAATTTGAAGAATCTTAACTAAACATATGTTAAGAAATGCAGGAATTCCTTTAGTTTCTAGAATTGCACCAGAGTTCTTACTATTGTTATCTGGGTCATTAATTATTGAATATTTCTTTGGTGTTCAAGGACCAGCACAATGATTGGTAAGTTCAATTTCAAATGGTGAAATTAATGTAGTATTGTTTCAAACAATATTCTTTACATCAATCTTTTTCATCTTTGATTTATTAATGGATTGCTGTTATCCACTAATTGATCCAAGAGTAGTTCTAGTTGAAAAGAACAATTACTCTCTATACAAGAGATTTGTAAGTTACTTAAAGAGAAAATTATGAATCAAAGGATGAGAAGAAATTACAGAAGAAAATTCAATTACATTAAATACTGAAGATAAGTTCTTTGACTATCTTTTAGAAAATAAAAAAATAATCAATAACAATGTTCATCTTAATGAAAAAGAATATCAAGATGTATCAAACAATTTAAATTCCAATATACAAAAGAAATTCTTAGTTATTGGTCAATACAAATATGCAATTAAATTAGTTGATGAAAAATTGGCTAATGAAAAAGCAGAAGGAGGTAACTTAAATGAATAA
- a CDS encoding MG321/MPN456 family lipoprotein, translating to MKLIWKLLASSSCLGITVGTTIGVVNQGGEVAGYGSSTTPTSYSYINPFNIKAADGIRDIEVSIDSFRDALRRYGATESNPMQIDFITPYSSLGPLNTTMYNRIGTEISQTLSGGLMSWNWLPAGTANPSASSWFSTGNSEMGFFLWGPDYDGVGTWISSWIGLDEWGNNNRNSLNVWDAVHKRIRDIYRNESSYLAQYGQKYVAAAKDLLSKLISAGLYKSSFSTGTNLPDDYRQAFEGTLGQSSGNNAFQGIFTDSFFGQHLTEDISFFLQYILDDLYLFMPTPTASLKSRSATLLDPQFIQRSSPYGLTNLRDSAVKAAGTYYQLPGNRERGVIKGYGNATAWQTNNQWFSPAFGTASNSNYSTGISLIDTEVTGDWNNSDSRQQPMDHWRLNGATSLVLKDNTGKELQTLNRGQDLDLTSLSENLGKTYQLEFNIDTNIKWVDKNGNQKQALSGKDFERNLEAYWLASELGYQQNSYFINTLALDLQRTVNNGNGSNNNGNNGNNKKITDSDYPTEEYTNTDNKFTLYVTKPNGHILEYLSSSYFWGIPYTNQEVKNIKTGDSGEIKTTTTSENGTTRTTLDLDRTNFGNIFGMAKGRSSDLNDDNLWSAGAYYVARISESEIVYRKNNEYFNARKDLINKDEEKITEQRVNLVGAQVTAQVVYENFLAGNYSSAQIPTTETQTVINDPVWRNAIKYIGVSRTEQSNFAVWGGNPYEIDSSTHRPTTRLKSSVNSTAARFLSDYESDQARIIRAAIPGMINWFNLSSLVYPAGDFEFSAIPYGVFHWNEKDSTGGEDVTKELHRQIYDGVYAPFTNQANQPVYNYGVLPRSPSELVQIGLGLK from the coding sequence ATGAAATTAATTTGGAAATTATTAGCAAGTAGTTCTTGTTTGGGTATAACTGTTGGAACTACAATTGGTGTTGTGAACCAAGGTGGAGAAGTTGCTGGCTATGGTAGTTCAACCACTCCAACATCATATAGTTATATTAATCCTTTTAATATTAAAGCAGCAGATGGAATCAGAGATATTGAAGTAAGTATTGATTCATTTAGAGATGCTTTAAGACGTTATGGTGCAACAGAATCTAATCCTATGCAAATTGATTTCATTACGCCTTACTCATCTTTAGGGCCATTGAATACAACTATGTATAACAGAATAGGTACAGAGATTAGTCAGACATTATCAGGTGGTTTAATGAGTTGAAACTGATTGCCTGCTGGTACAGCTAATCCATCTGCCAGTTCATGATTTAGTACTGGAAATTCTGAAATGGGATTCTTCTTATGAGGACCAGACTATGATGGGGTTGGAACTTGAATTTCTTCTTGAATAGGATTAGATGAATGAGGAAATAATAATAGAAATAGTTTAAATGTTTGAGATGCTGTTCATAAGAGAATTAGAGATATTTATAGAAATGAATCTTCTTATTTAGCTCAGTATGGTCAAAAATATGTTGCTGCTGCTAAGGACTTATTAAGTAAACTAATATCTGCTGGATTGTATAAAAGCAGTTTTTCTACTGGAACTAATTTACCAGATGATTACAGACAAGCCTTTGAAGGAACGCTTGGTCAATCATCAGGGAATAATGCATTTCAAGGTATTTTTACAGATTCATTCTTTGGTCAGCATTTAACAGAAGATATTTCTTTCTTTTTACAATATATTTTAGATGATTTATATCTTTTTATGCCTACTCCAACTGCAAGTTTGAAGTCTAGAAGTGCAACTTTATTAGATCCTCAATTCATTCAACGTAGTAGTCCTTATGGACTTACAAATTTAAGAGATAGTGCAGTAAAAGCTGCTGGAACATATTATCAACTTCCTGGTAATAGAGAAAGAGGTGTAATTAAAGGTTATGGTAATGCTACAGCTTGGCAAACTAACAACCAATGATTTAGTCCAGCATTTGGTACCGCATCAAATTCTAACTATAGTACAGGTATTTCTTTGATAGATACAGAAGTTACAGGTGATTGGAACAACAGTGATTCAAGACAACAACCAATGGATCATTGAAGATTAAATGGTGCTACTAGTTTGGTTTTGAAGGACAACACTGGAAAAGAACTTCAAACTTTAAATAGAGGTCAAGACTTAGATTTAACGAGTCTTTCTGAAAATTTAGGTAAAACTTATCAATTAGAATTTAATATTGACACTAATATTAAATGAGTAGATAAAAACGGAAATCAAAAACAAGCATTAAGTGGGAAAGATTTTGAAAGAAATTTAGAGGCCTATTGATTAGCATCTGAATTAGGTTATCAACAAAATAGTTATTTTATAAATACTTTAGCATTAGATTTACAAAGAACTGTAAATAATGGCAATGGTAGCAATAACAATGGTAATAATGGAAATAATAAAAAAATAACAGATTCAGATTACCCAACTGAAGAATATACTAATACAGACAATAAATTCACTTTATATGTAACAAAACCAAATGGTCATATTTTGGAGTATTTATCAAGTTCTTACTTCTGAGGTATCCCATACACAAACCAAGAAGTTAAAAATATAAAAACAGGTGATTCTGGTGAAATAAAAACAACAACAACTAGTGAAAATGGAACAACAAGAACTACACTGGATTTAGATAGAACAAATTTTGGGAATATTTTTGGAATGGCTAAGGGAAGATCTAGTGATTTAAATGATGATAACTTGTGAAGTGCAGGTGCATACTATGTTGCAAGAATTTCTGAAAGTGAAATTGTTTATAGAAAAAATAATGAATACTTTAATGCTAGAAAAGATTTAATAAATAAAGATGAAGAAAAAATAACCGAACAAAGAGTTAACTTGGTTGGTGCTCAAGTTACAGCACAAGTAGTATATGAAAACTTTTTAGCAGGTAATTATTCATCTGCACAAATTCCAACAACTGAAACTCAAACAGTTATAAACGATCCTGTTTGAAGAAATGCAATTAAATACATTGGGGTTTCAAGAACTGAACAAAGTAATTTTGCAGTATGAGGTGGGAACCCTTATGAAATTGATTCATCTACTCATAGACCAACAACAAGATTAAAAAGCTCAGTTAATTCAACTGCAGCAAGATTCTTATCAGATTATGAAAGTGATCAAGCAAGAATTATTAGAGCTGCTATTCCTGGAATGATCAATTGATTCAATTTATCTTCACTTGTATACCCAGCTGGTGACTTTGAGTTTAGTGCAATTCCTTATGGTGTATTTCACTGAAATGAAAAAGATAGCACTGGTGGTGAAGATGTAACAAAAGAACTACACAGACAAATTTATGATGGTGTCTATGCACCATTTACAAATCAAGCAAATCAACCAGTTTACAACTATGGAGTTTTACCAAGAAGCCCAAGTGAATTAGTACAAATTGGATTAGGTTTAAAATAG
- a CDS encoding ABC transporter ATP-binding protein, with translation MNTKNSFDSINKKFESIYKMAESLVKNKNKNSIAYRAQIANAIEVLYNGLLELNELKPTEKKEIKLVKEIRTTFLSFLHKNITYIEQANWVNRNQTQMDNENLILKINNVSKYYSSKKMAIRVLQNINLEINNGDFVVFLGPSGSGKTTLMNLISGIDRPTTGNLWVNNYRLEEMDEKKLTIFRRNNIGYVFQRYGLLPNLTVLENVLMGSYLGKSSNSFLDNRIYKNTSYSKEELKKLNKDEKEKNNLNRKEELAKIENILKGLELFEFKDKYPYELSGGQKQRTSIARTIAKNPKIIFGDEPTGAVDSEMSGQIVKLFQKINEELKTTIIIITHDETIANYANKVFYILDGKLNRTVVKKKGEPIEMYNNKNNGISELEKSTNFINKTFKQI, from the coding sequence ATGAATACAAAAAATAGTTTTGACAGCATTAACAAAAAATTTGAATCAATTTATAAAATGGCCGAAAGTCTTGTTAAAAATAAAAACAAGAATTCAATTGCATATAGAGCACAAATAGCTAATGCTATTGAAGTTTTATATAATGGTTTATTAGAACTAAATGAATTGAAACCAACTGAAAAAAAAGAAATCAAATTGGTTAAAGAAATTAGAACTACATTTTTATCTTTCTTACATAAAAATATTACTTATATTGAACAAGCTAATTGAGTGAATAGAAATCAAACTCAAATGGATAATGAAAATTTAATTTTAAAAATTAACAATGTTTCAAAATACTATTCATCAAAAAAGATGGCAATTAGGGTTTTACAAAATATCAACTTAGAAATTAATAATGGTGACTTTGTTGTTTTTTTAGGACCTAGTGGAAGTGGTAAAACTACACTTATGAATTTAATATCTGGAATAGATCGTCCAACCACTGGAAATCTATGAGTAAATAATTATAGATTAGAAGAAATGGATGAAAAGAAATTAACCATTTTTAGAAGAAACAATATTGGTTATGTTTTTCAAAGATATGGTTTATTACCAAATCTAACAGTTTTAGAAAATGTTTTAATGGGCTCATACTTAGGTAAATCTTCAAATTCATTTTTAGATAATAGAATTTATAAAAATACTTCATATTCAAAAGAAGAATTAAAAAAACTTAATAAAGATGAAAAAGAAAAAAATAATTTAAACAGAAAAGAAGAACTAGCAAAAATTGAAAATATTTTAAAAGGCTTAGAGTTGTTTGAATTTAAAGACAAATATCCTTATGAACTTTCAGGTGGTCAAAAACAAAGAACTTCAATTGCTAGAACAATTGCAAAGAATCCTAAAATTATTTTTGGTGATGAACCAACTGGTGCAGTTGATTCTGAGATGTCTGGGCAAATTGTAAAACTCTTCCAAAAAATAAATGAAGAATTAAAGACAACAATTATCATTATTACCCATGATGAAACAATAGCAAATTATGCTAATAAAGTATTTTACATTCTTGATGGTAAATTAAATAGAACTGTTGTTAAGAAAAAAGGTGAACCAATAGAAATGTATAATAATAAAAATAATGGGATTTCTGAATTAGAAAAGAGCACAAATTTTATTAATAAAACCTTCAAACAAATATAG